Proteins found in one Candidatus Nitrosopelagicus brevis genomic segment:
- the aspS gene encoding aspartate--tRNA(Asn) ligase → MDISRTHLIEDLNSSMEGQDVLFGGWVVDLRKLGKMAFLTVRDVTGMCQVIVKGDAMSLLEGLNRQSVVRILGKVQASKAKDFDFEVSAIELQVLAKAEYPLPIDPIGRLESDIDNRLNSRALDMRNQKTASIFKLRSQVLASIRETLIKRKFIEINTPKIIGSASEGGADLFSLDYFGKQAYLAQSPQLYKEQMTIGLERVFEISSFYRAEKSHTGRHLSEFTSVDIEAAMMDYTDVMDVLESIVVDVFKNTAENSKTEQQDIGHEIKIPDSPFERVSYTQALEELGNLDIKLEFGEDLQDSHLRSLGDKHPGFFFLTDWPMKLKPFYIHEKDDDPTLSRSFDLQYGYLELSSGGRRLHDPEQLKSRLKEQNLDPASFEEHLKTFGWGMPPHSGWGMGLDRLMTVLIGIDNVREVTLYPRDPDRLKP, encoded by the coding sequence ATGGATATTTCAAGAACACATCTTATTGAAGATCTAAATTCATCCATGGAAGGTCAAGACGTTCTTTTTGGAGGATGGGTTGTTGATCTTCGAAAACTTGGAAAGATGGCATTTTTGACTGTAAGAGATGTTACAGGAATGTGTCAAGTTATAGTAAAAGGAGATGCAATGAGTTTACTTGAAGGATTAAACAGACAAAGTGTTGTTCGAATTTTAGGCAAAGTGCAAGCTAGTAAAGCAAAAGATTTTGATTTTGAGGTTTCTGCCATAGAACTTCAGGTTCTTGCAAAAGCAGAATATCCATTACCTATAGATCCAATTGGAAGATTAGAAAGTGACATCGATAATAGATTAAATTCAAGAGCGCTGGATATGAGAAACCAAAAGACAGCATCAATTTTCAAATTAAGAAGTCAAGTTTTGGCATCAATTAGAGAGACGCTCATTAAAAGAAAATTCATTGAAATAAACACACCAAAGATTATCGGAAGTGCAAGTGAAGGAGGTGCTGATTTATTCAGTCTCGATTATTTTGGAAAACAGGCATACTTGGCTCAAAGCCCACAATTATACAAAGAACAGATGACCATAGGTCTTGAAAGAGTATTTGAGATATCATCATTTTACCGAGCAGAAAAATCACATACAGGAAGACATCTGAGTGAATTCACAAGCGTGGATATTGAAGCTGCAATGATGGATTATACAGACGTCATGGATGTTTTAGAATCAATCGTGGTAGATGTTTTCAAGAATACCGCTGAAAATTCTAAAACAGAACAACAAGATATTGGTCATGAAATCAAAATTCCAGATTCACCGTTTGAAAGAGTATCATATACTCAAGCATTGGAAGAATTAGGAAATTTGGATATCAAATTAGAGTTTGGAGAAGATTTGCAAGACTCACATCTTCGTAGTTTAGGAGACAAACACCCAGGATTTTTCTTTTTGACAGATTGGCCTATGAAACTAAAACCATTCTATATCCATGAGAAAGATGACGACCCAACACTTTCACGTTCTTTTGATTTACAGTATGGATATCTTGAATTGTCATCAGGAGGACGTCGATTACATGACCCAGAACAGCTGAAATCTCGACTAAAAGAACAAAATTTGGATCCAGCAAGCTTTGAAGAACATTTGAAAACTTTCGGATGGGGAATGCCACCACATTCAGGTTGGGGCATGGGATTAGATAGGTTGATGACAGTTTTGATTGGAATTGACAATGTTAGAGAGGTAACTTTGTATCCAAGAGATCCAGACAGGCTCAAACCATAG
- a CDS encoding ABC transporter ATP-binding protein has product MSFISIENLTTRYNTSKGLVHALEDVTFAIDKGESIGIAGESACGKSTLGLSIIQMISNGKIYSGKIQFDGQSLLDIPDDEFDKKIRWKEISMVFQGAMSSLDPVFSIQEQFDEVLKQHNFEGDSKQSIIQSLNSVNLDESVLKKFPHELSGGMKQRVIIAMALILKPKFVIADEPTTALDVLIQAQIVNLFKKLKKDGQSFMIISHDLAVLSEVAEKIGIMYGGRMVEFGDSEEIFLEPKHPYTKGLLESIPVLSKDTKPKFIPGIPPNLVNPSEGCKFYDRCPEAMEKCKKDPPKIKTKTGYVSCWLYE; this is encoded by the coding sequence ATGAGTTTTATTTCAATTGAAAATCTCACTACTCGTTATAACACCTCAAAAGGGCTAGTTCATGCATTAGAAGATGTAACCTTTGCAATCGATAAAGGAGAATCAATTGGAATTGCAGGTGAAAGTGCATGCGGAAAAAGTACTCTTGGGTTATCTATAATCCAGATGATTTCAAATGGAAAAATCTATTCTGGAAAAATTCAATTCGATGGGCAGTCATTGCTTGATATTCCTGATGATGAATTTGATAAAAAAATTAGATGGAAGGAAATTTCTATGGTATTTCAAGGCGCAATGAGTTCTCTTGATCCTGTATTTTCTATCCAAGAACAATTTGATGAAGTCTTAAAACAGCATAATTTTGAAGGTGATTCAAAACAATCTATTATTCAATCATTAAATTCTGTAAATCTTGATGAATCTGTTCTAAAGAAATTTCCACATGAATTGAGTGGAGGAATGAAACAAAGAGTAATTATTGCTATGGCATTGATTCTAAAACCAAAATTTGTAATTGCTGATGAACCTACGACTGCACTTGATGTCTTAATTCAAGCTCAAATTGTTAATTTGTTTAAAAAATTAAAAAAAGATGGCCAGTCCTTTATGATCATCTCCCATGATTTAGCTGTACTATCTGAGGTTGCAGAGAAAATTGGAATTATGTATGGAGGAAGAATGGTTGAATTTGGTGATTCTGAAGAAATTTTTCTTGAACCAAAACATCCTTACACGAAAGGTCTGTTAGAATCAATTCCAGTTTTATCTAAAGACACAAAACCAAAATTTATTCCTGGAATTCCTCCAAATCTGGTAAACCCTTCTGAAGGTTGCAAATTTTATGATAGATGCCCTGAAGCAATGGAGAAATGTAAAAAAGATCCGCCAAAAATTAAAACAAAAACCGGTTATGTTTCATGCTGGCTTTACGAGTAG